The following are encoded together in the Odocoileus virginianus isolate 20LAN1187 ecotype Illinois chromosome 28, Ovbor_1.2, whole genome shotgun sequence genome:
- the LTO1 gene encoding protein LTO1 homolog, with the protein MAGEQDLLDAVVMADERFHREGYREGYEEGSSLGMIEGRQHGTLHGAKVGSEIGCYRGFALAWRGLLHGRATERDSKKMKVLEALIGMIQKFPYDDPTYDRLHEDLDRIRGKFKQFCSLLNVQPDFKISTEGSGLSF; encoded by the exons ATGGCCGGGGAGCAGGACTTGTTAGACGCTGTCGTGATGGCAGATGAGAG GTTTCACAGGGAAGGGTACCGGGAAGGCTATGAAGAAGGAAGCAGTCTGGGTATGATTGAAGGGAGACAGCACGGCACGCTCCATGGAGCTAAAGTCGGATCTGAA ATCGGGTGCTACCGAGGCTTCGCGTTGGCTTGGAGAGGCCTCCTGCACGGTCGCGCCACTGAGAGAGACAG CAAAAAGATGAAGGTCTTAGAGGCATTGATTGGGATGATTCAGAAGTTCCCTTACGACGACCCTACTTACGACAGACTTCACGAAGACTTAGACAGAATTAGAGGGAAGTTTAAGCAG TTTTGTTCATTACTGAACGTTCAGCCCGACTTTAAAATCAGCACGGAAGGTTCTGGACTTTCATTCTGA